The Corynebacterium renale genome includes a region encoding these proteins:
- a CDS encoding PspA/IM30 family protein yields the protein MANPFKKLWNYLMALFDNKIEENADPKVQIQQAMEQAQRQHRELSQQAAAVIGNQRQLEMQLNRKLTDIEKLQANTRQALKLADKARSEGDEQKALEYENAAEAFAVQLVSAEESVEDTKTLHDQALRQAEQAKQAVERNAAKLQEQVAERSKLLSQLEQAKMQEKVAESVNSMNSLANNASPNLDQVRDKIERRYANALGQAELAENSVEARMNEVKHSSVRMAGHSRLEEIRAEMNGNTPAVENQKQQALGEGQSSQPQVSHDAVQQRMRELRGE from the coding sequence ATGGCTAATCCGTTCAAGAAGCTCTGGAACTACCTCATGGCTCTGTTCGATAACAAGATCGAAGAAAATGCTGACCCTAAGGTTCAGATCCAGCAGGCCATGGAGCAAGCTCAGCGACAACATCGCGAGCTTTCACAGCAAGCTGCTGCTGTTATCGGCAATCAGCGGCAGCTCGAAATGCAGTTGAACCGAAAGCTCACTGACATTGAGAAACTGCAGGCCAACACTCGCCAGGCTCTCAAGCTTGCGGACAAGGCCCGCTCTGAAGGTGATGAGCAGAAGGCCCTGGAATATGAAAACGCAGCAGAGGCTTTTGCGGTGCAGCTTGTTTCGGCTGAAGAATCTGTGGAGGATACGAAGACTCTGCACGATCAGGCATTGCGTCAAGCAGAGCAAGCTAAGCAGGCAGTAGAACGTAACGCTGCGAAGCTCCAAGAACAGGTTGCAGAACGTTCTAAGCTCCTTAGCCAGCTTGAGCAGGCGAAGATGCAGGAGAAGGTTGCAGAATCAGTAAACTCGATGAATTCGCTGGCCAACAATGCTTCGCCGAATTTGGATCAGGTGCGCGACAAGATTGAGCGTCGTTACGCTAATGCTCTTGGGCAGGCGGAACTGGCTGAGAATTCAGTTGAAGCTCGTATGAACGAGGTCAAGCATTCTTCGGTGCGAATGGCTGGTCACTCCCGTCTAGAAGAAATTCGTGCAGAGATGAACGGTAATACTCCTGCGGTAGAAAACCAGAAGCAGCAGGCGCTCGGCGAAGGCCAGTCCTCCCAGCCCCAGGTTTCGCATGACGCAGTCCAGCAGCGTATGCGGGAACTACGTGGCGAGTAA
- a CDS encoding biotin transporter BioY, giving the protein MSNTSPNNVQDQSRRRLTDLAYCAVFAALIIALGFLVIPVGSAGIPIVLQNAAIIGAGLVLGPRRGFWTIVIFFALGLVLPVLAGGRTVLAALAGPSIGYLVGYFVSAVVAGAIAYTAPQGRDKAVQRVIIVIVAAFAGLLFQYVLGAIGLMFRADMNVGAAAAAQLPFILPDSGKLVVMIIVALAVHAAFPALRQPAARA; this is encoded by the coding sequence ATGTCAAACACTTCACCGAACAATGTTCAAGATCAATCTCGCCGTCGCCTGACTGACCTAGCATATTGCGCCGTATTCGCTGCCCTGATTATTGCATTGGGCTTCCTTGTTATCCCCGTCGGATCCGCGGGCATCCCCATCGTTTTGCAGAACGCGGCCATTATTGGTGCTGGTCTCGTGTTAGGACCGCGTCGCGGTTTCTGGACAATCGTAATCTTCTTCGCCCTCGGCCTCGTCCTCCCAGTATTGGCTGGCGGACGCACTGTCCTAGCAGCTTTAGCTGGCCCTTCAATCGGCTACCTTGTCGGATACTTTGTGTCAGCGGTAGTTGCGGGCGCCATCGCATACACTGCCCCTCAGGGTCGAGATAAAGCCGTTCAGCGCGTCATCATCGTCATCGTCGCTGCTTTTGCCGGCCTGCTGTTTCAGTACGTCCTAGGGGCAATCGGCCTGATGTTCCGAGCAGACATGAACGTGGGCGCTGCTGCCGCCGCCCAGCTACCGTTTATCCTTCCCGATAGTGGCAAGCTGGTCGTTATGATTATCGTAGCTTTGGCAGTTCACGCAGCTTTCCCAGCTTTGCGCCAACCAGCTGCACGCGCCTAA
- a CDS encoding regulatory protein RecX: MDSSKKQALDQLREELANYDPEKGTGLFDHEAEAEKTTVRERALTILDYRARSTHELRSLLKERLEDSDPDVIEEVLADLTDSRLLDDETFAREWVRQRLERRGKSTRILDKELREKGVAADIRAAVLAEVDPQKEEDVARQLAYKKARSVKTVPEDRKAYDKELRKVVGVLARRGFPAGSSMSIAREYLDARIQELTE, translated from the coding sequence ATGGATTCCTCCAAGAAGCAAGCGCTCGATCAGCTTCGTGAAGAACTGGCTAATTACGACCCCGAGAAGGGGACAGGCTTGTTCGACCACGAAGCTGAAGCTGAAAAGACGACAGTACGTGAGCGAGCATTGACAATCCTCGATTATCGCGCCCGGTCAACTCATGAACTACGCTCGCTTCTCAAAGAACGCCTCGAAGACTCCGATCCTGACGTCATCGAGGAAGTGCTCGCGGACCTCACCGATTCCCGACTCTTAGACGACGAGACCTTTGCCCGTGAATGGGTCCGGCAGCGCCTAGAGCGTCGAGGGAAATCGACCCGCATATTGGATAAAGAACTCCGTGAGAAGGGCGTTGCCGCCGATATCCGAGCAGCGGTACTAGCGGAAGTTGACCCGCAAAAAGAAGAAGACGTCGCCCGGCAACTGGCTTACAAAAAAGCCCGCAGTGTTAAAACAGTCCCAGAAGACCGCAAAGCCTATGACAAAGAACTCCGCAAAGTTGTGGGAGTACTTGCGCGGAGGGGATTCCCCGCAGGTTCAAGTATGAGCATTGCGCGAGAATACTTAGACGCACGTATACAAGAACTCACCGAATAA
- a CDS encoding CinA family protein: MPGQGMGSNGNDRVRSNDLTSTAQELVAALSERHETVATCESLTAGLAGATIASIPGASAVFRGGLITYATALKNSLAGVPRHVLDSEGPVSAVTARYMASGAREKCASTWALSFTGVAGPAGQDGHPVGEVWVGISGPGDTRSYTAASVLGVGERLRGGREDIRNAAVLAGLTVLLNSL, from the coding sequence ATGCCTGGCCAGGGCATGGGATCCAACGGGAACGACCGAGTTCGATCTAATGATTTAACATCTACCGCCCAAGAGCTTGTCGCAGCACTGTCTGAGCGGCACGAGACGGTTGCCACCTGTGAATCACTCACCGCTGGACTCGCTGGCGCGACGATAGCTTCTATCCCGGGTGCTTCTGCTGTTTTTCGTGGTGGCCTTATAACGTACGCTACCGCGTTGAAGAACTCACTGGCAGGCGTTCCGCGCCACGTCTTGGACTCTGAGGGTCCAGTCTCCGCCGTCACCGCCCGCTATATGGCATCTGGTGCGCGCGAGAAGTGTGCATCCACGTGGGCGCTTAGTTTCACTGGAGTTGCCGGGCCGGCGGGCCAAGATGGGCATCCTGTCGGCGAAGTCTGGGTTGGTATTTCTGGTCCAGGGGACACTAGGTCATACACTGCAGCATCCGTACTGGGAGTGGGGGAGCGTCTCAGGGGCGGTCGGGAAGATATCCGGAATGCTGCGGTCCTTGCAGGCCTTACTGTACTTCTCAATAGCCTGTAA
- the pgsA gene encoding CDP-diacylglycerol--glycerol-3-phosphate 3-phosphatidyltransferase, with protein sequence MNQTKPQAGGAHDAPQQVSNWNLPNILTSLRIIFIPLFAWLVLRGDNQHLPWMWAAFGVFVALMITDKLDGDIARARGLVTNFGKIADPIADKALTITAMVCLNAIGAMSVWITVLIVIRELGITLWRMVALRRGVVVPASRGGKIKTALQALGLGMYLCPLPSWLDIPTDIVMWIAVVVTVVTGIQYLVDARKVNN encoded by the coding sequence ATGAATCAGACGAAACCCCAAGCGGGTGGTGCACACGACGCACCGCAGCAGGTCTCAAATTGGAACTTGCCGAATATTCTCACTAGCCTGCGCATCATATTTATTCCACTGTTCGCTTGGTTGGTTTTGCGGGGCGATAATCAGCATCTCCCATGGATGTGGGCGGCTTTCGGCGTATTTGTGGCGCTCATGATTACCGACAAGCTCGACGGCGACATCGCTCGTGCCCGTGGTCTGGTGACTAATTTTGGCAAGATCGCCGATCCGATTGCTGACAAAGCGCTCACCATCACAGCGATGGTATGCCTGAATGCGATCGGCGCTATGTCTGTGTGGATTACTGTGCTCATTGTCATTCGGGAGCTTGGTATCACGCTCTGGCGCATGGTTGCTTTGCGACGTGGCGTTGTTGTCCCTGCAAGCCGCGGCGGAAAAATAAAAACCGCGCTTCAAGCGCTCGGCCTAGGGATGTACCTGTGCCCGCTTCCTTCGTGGCTGGATATCCCAACGGACATCGTGATGTGGATTGCCGTGGTGGTTACGGTAGTTACCGGTATCCAGTACCTCGTGGATGCGCGAAAGGTGAATAATTAA
- a CDS encoding TerC family protein — protein MSVPLWVWIITIVVILGFFVFDFYSHVRTPHEPTMKESATWSVVYIALAVIFGVFVWIVWDHQHGIEYFTGYILEKSLSVDNLFVFALIMAAFQIPRKYQQKVLLIGIALALGFRLIFILLGASIINAWSDVFYLFAIFLIFTAVKMLVDEVKDAPPKDPKDMVAVKLVSKVIPVTDHYESDHLITHKKGKKHFTPLMIALVSIGVVDVMFALDSIPAIYGVTQEAYLVFTTNAFSLLGLRQLYFLLDGLLDRLVYLSYGLSLILGFIGVKLLLHALHNNNLPFINGGDDVSVPEIPTLISLGVIVAILTVTVIASLIKSARDRRGTKTIKESEPA, from the coding sequence ATGAGTGTGCCTTTGTGGGTCTGGATTATCACCATCGTGGTAATTCTTGGATTCTTCGTTTTTGATTTCTATTCGCACGTGCGCACCCCACACGAGCCGACGATGAAAGAATCGGCGACGTGGTCCGTGGTGTACATCGCACTTGCGGTGATTTTCGGCGTCTTTGTCTGGATTGTTTGGGATCACCAGCACGGCATCGAGTACTTTACTGGTTACATCCTGGAGAAATCGTTGTCCGTCGACAACCTCTTCGTGTTCGCGCTTATTATGGCGGCTTTTCAAATACCCAGAAAATATCAGCAGAAAGTTCTGCTCATTGGTATTGCGCTGGCGCTTGGTTTCCGCCTGATCTTTATCCTCCTGGGTGCGTCGATTATTAATGCATGGTCGGATGTCTTCTACCTGTTTGCGATCTTCCTCATCTTTACAGCAGTGAAGATGCTTGTCGACGAAGTCAAGGATGCCCCACCAAAAGATCCCAAGGACATGGTGGCGGTGAAGCTGGTTAGCAAGGTCATCCCGGTTACCGATCACTACGAAAGTGATCACCTGATTACCCACAAGAAGGGTAAAAAGCACTTCACCCCATTAATGATTGCGCTGGTGTCTATCGGTGTGGTCGACGTGATGTTCGCCCTGGATTCGATTCCTGCGATTTACGGCGTGACCCAGGAGGCCTACCTCGTATTCACCACGAATGCGTTCTCTTTGCTGGGGCTGCGTCAGCTGTACTTCCTGTTGGATGGCCTGCTGGATCGCCTGGTCTATCTGTCCTACGGCCTTTCTCTCATCCTCGGTTTCATCGGCGTGAAACTGCTTCTGCACGCTCTTCACAACAACAACCTGCCGTTTATTAACGGCGGTGATGATGTTTCCGTCCCAGAGATTCCAACGCTTATCTCGCTTGGTGTAATCGTCGCCATCCTGACGGTCACAGTGATAGCTTCGCTGATTAAATCAGCTAGGGATAGGCGAGGGACTAAGACAATTAAGGAATCGGAACCCGCCTAA
- a CDS encoding DUF3046 domain-containing protein — protein MRLAEFFQLIEDEFGTVKADFVYHSHFLAGLGGTAEQLIDDGVDPNRVWGQLCDDFEVPADRRLGRDE, from the coding sequence ATGCGTCTAGCGGAATTTTTTCAATTAATCGAAGATGAGTTTGGCACGGTTAAAGCGGACTTTGTTTATCACTCACATTTTTTAGCCGGGCTAGGCGGAACCGCGGAGCAGCTTATCGACGATGGCGTAGACCCTAATCGCGTATGGGGTCAATTGTGCGATGACTTTGAGGTTCCGGCCGACCGCCGGTTGGGTCGCGACGAGTAG
- a CDS encoding energy-coupling factor ABC transporter ATP-binding protein produces the protein MPTLTLRDVSLTVPERTILKSITLKLSEHRIGIIGANGSGKSTLVRLFNGLVSPTQGEVLLDDINVVSHPKKARAKVGFVFSDAENQIIMPRVYDDVAFSLKKQKLSSIEKDARVLEALQHVGLEGHADDSPHTLSGGQKQLLALSAVLVAHPDIIIADEPTTLLDLRNRLALKKRFMQLPQQLIVVTHDLEFLSGFDRVLWVDEGRVIEDGSPEEVIAQYVSKMHETDRLEDEGYVQ, from the coding sequence ATGCCCACCCTCACACTTCGCGACGTATCTCTCACCGTTCCCGAGCGCACAATACTAAAATCAATCACCCTTAAGTTAAGCGAACACCGCATCGGGATAATTGGGGCGAATGGCTCCGGTAAATCCACGTTGGTTCGTTTATTTAATGGCCTTGTCTCCCCCACCCAGGGTGAGGTGCTTCTCGACGACATCAACGTGGTCAGCCATCCCAAGAAAGCGCGCGCGAAGGTGGGTTTCGTGTTTTCCGACGCGGAAAACCAAATCATCATGCCACGGGTATACGACGACGTGGCATTCTCGCTGAAAAAACAGAAATTAAGCTCCATCGAAAAGGATGCCCGCGTCCTTGAAGCTCTACAACACGTCGGTCTGGAGGGGCACGCAGACGATTCTCCCCACACTCTCTCTGGCGGGCAGAAGCAACTTTTAGCGCTATCTGCTGTCCTCGTTGCGCATCCAGATATCATTATCGCAGACGAGCCGACGACCCTTCTCGACCTGCGCAATCGCCTAGCGCTCAAAAAGCGTTTCATGCAGCTCCCACAACAATTAATTGTGGTCACGCACGATCTTGAGTTCCTGTCTGGATTCGACCGCGTTCTATGGGTTGACGAAGGACGTGTCATCGAAGACGGCTCCCCTGAAGAAGTCATCGCACAGTACGTGTCGAAGATGCACGAAACTGACCGTCTCGAGGATGAAGGATACGTTCAGTGA
- a CDS encoding FtsK/SpoIIIE family DNA translocase, protein MTVSPSSSRRKRKSSRDNTSNSSRPAGRRGVISSDFAAGGSRYTDEYPPTAAFRAAGTSDERTGSAVRQVSQGVASAFSSVASGFGGLTRKIAGRGNGEEYDGVDFEDAYFDEEDTGSSQTRKKRFGLFGSRRKQTTESGTLSATDEDTRVVEDQDFDSHDEESIVDQIWEKLDEHSDAIGLTLIGLAAVLGASVWLDIAGPVGEFIAMITHSIIGAGAFVLPIALVASAIALMLQRGERVHGAAGQAVGVTIIVVAMLGLIHVFAGNPSSWEERRVAGGAIGAYTGGVLAAGLQGVAIPILILFIIYGALKTAGVTVRQTYDAFMSWFRQLRGDATDEDDTDIDDDPYSHVDAQLEGRKVPRPSARVRVAPPTNPRRRPAPRPVDDGRAATVGRRQAAEAGRVTFSSQESDEDAQNHTLFDMAPAEKLEKSARQVTPQDAPQAHDVEETGEIPVVPEDDAVPVQQVEPVREQASRPAPTAPVARPVPTPPVENSTAVIPSEPVPAEVAADQQASARIIEPMDYDLPSTELLVAGEPPKTRSEANDRIIEAITEVFAEFKVDAAVTGFSRGPTVTRYEVELGPGVKVSKITNLQSNLAYAVATDNVRLLTPIPGKSAVGIEVPNADREMVRLADVLEAPEVMADKDPMLIGLGKDIEGDFVAASVQKMPHLLVAGSTGSGKSAFVNSMLISLLTRATPEEVRLILVDPKMVELTPYEGIPHLITPIITQPKKASAALQWLVEEMEQRYMDMKSARVRHIKDYNRKIRTGEFQTPLGSQREYRPYPFIVCVVDELADLMMTAPKEIEDSIVRITQKARAAGIHLVLATQRPSVDVVTGLIKTNVPSRLAFATSSLTDSRVILDQGGAEKLIGMGDALFIPQGAGKPQRLQGAFVTDEEIQRVVDAAKAQAQPDYTEGVTEEKAPVKKQIDDDIGKDMDDLLEAVELVVTSQLGSTSMLQRKLRIGFAKAGRLMDLMESRDIVGPSEGSKAREVLVKPEELETTLWLIKGADPAEAPKEVQETGDTPQSDSAEPDSPEVVQATYNPTSGAF, encoded by the coding sequence ATGACTGTGTCTCCATCCAGCTCTCGGCGGAAGCGAAAATCCTCCAGGGATAACACGAGCAACTCCTCGCGGCCTGCGGGTCGCCGAGGAGTAATTTCGTCTGATTTTGCGGCAGGTGGGTCTCGCTACACAGACGAGTATCCGCCCACCGCGGCGTTCCGTGCAGCCGGAACTAGCGACGAACGGACAGGTTCTGCGGTTCGGCAAGTGAGCCAAGGGGTGGCATCTGCGTTCTCGTCTGTTGCTTCAGGTTTTGGAGGGCTGACGCGAAAAATTGCGGGGCGCGGAAACGGCGAAGAATATGATGGCGTCGATTTTGAAGACGCATACTTCGACGAAGAAGACACCGGGTCTTCACAAACAAGAAAGAAAAGGTTTGGCTTGTTCGGATCTCGCCGGAAACAAACAACTGAGTCAGGGACGCTTTCCGCAACTGACGAAGACACGAGGGTTGTGGAAGACCAGGACTTCGATAGTCATGATGAGGAGTCAATAGTTGACCAAATCTGGGAAAAATTAGATGAGCATTCCGACGCGATTGGTTTGACACTTATCGGTCTGGCCGCTGTTTTAGGCGCGTCGGTATGGCTCGACATCGCAGGCCCAGTTGGCGAATTCATCGCGATGATTACGCATTCGATCATCGGCGCTGGTGCGTTCGTCCTTCCTATTGCGCTGGTGGCATCCGCCATCGCGTTGATGCTGCAACGAGGTGAGCGCGTTCACGGTGCGGCTGGTCAAGCCGTGGGCGTGACTATCATCGTCGTTGCAATGCTCGGCCTCATCCACGTTTTTGCTGGCAACCCGAGCTCATGGGAGGAGCGAAGGGTAGCTGGTGGAGCTATCGGTGCCTATACCGGCGGAGTCTTAGCCGCAGGACTACAAGGCGTAGCAATCCCGATTCTTATCCTCTTTATCATCTACGGAGCACTCAAGACTGCGGGCGTGACAGTGCGCCAAACCTACGACGCATTCATGAGCTGGTTCCGACAACTCCGCGGCGACGCTACAGATGAAGATGACACAGACATTGATGACGATCCGTACTCCCATGTCGACGCCCAGCTCGAAGGCAGGAAGGTTCCACGACCTAGCGCGCGTGTGCGGGTGGCTCCGCCTACCAACCCGCGTCGCCGCCCAGCGCCGCGACCAGTAGACGACGGGCGTGCGGCGACAGTGGGACGTCGACAAGCAGCTGAAGCAGGTCGCGTGACTTTCAGCAGCCAGGAATCCGACGAAGACGCACAAAACCACACCCTGTTCGACATGGCGCCGGCAGAAAAATTAGAGAAGTCGGCCCGACAAGTCACTCCACAGGATGCGCCACAAGCACACGACGTCGAAGAGACCGGGGAAATCCCTGTCGTCCCCGAAGATGACGCGGTGCCCGTGCAGCAGGTGGAGCCAGTCCGTGAGCAGGCCTCACGTCCGGCGCCTACGGCCCCCGTTGCACGTCCCGTGCCAACACCCCCAGTTGAAAATTCGACTGCGGTCATCCCATCTGAACCCGTTCCTGCTGAGGTGGCTGCAGATCAGCAAGCGTCGGCGCGCATCATTGAACCGATGGATTACGATCTGCCGTCGACGGAACTTCTGGTCGCAGGTGAACCACCGAAGACGCGCTCGGAAGCCAACGACCGCATTATTGAAGCGATTACCGAAGTCTTCGCAGAATTCAAGGTCGACGCCGCCGTCACGGGCTTCTCGCGCGGTCCAACAGTGACGCGTTACGAAGTTGAGCTTGGCCCGGGTGTGAAGGTTTCAAAGATTACCAATCTTCAGTCCAACTTGGCGTACGCCGTCGCCACCGACAATGTCCGCCTACTTACCCCGATTCCCGGCAAATCCGCTGTGGGTATTGAGGTCCCTAATGCGGATCGCGAAATGGTCCGCCTTGCGGACGTTCTCGAAGCGCCTGAGGTCATGGCGGACAAGGATCCGATGCTCATCGGTTTGGGCAAGGACATTGAAGGTGACTTCGTCGCTGCGTCCGTCCAAAAGATGCCCCACCTTTTGGTGGCTGGTTCGACTGGCTCCGGTAAGTCCGCATTCGTGAACTCGATGTTGATTAGCTTGCTTACGCGCGCTACCCCAGAAGAAGTTCGCCTTATTTTGGTCGATCCCAAGATGGTTGAACTTACCCCATACGAGGGCATCCCTCATCTGATTACGCCTATCATTACGCAGCCGAAGAAAGCATCAGCGGCCCTCCAGTGGTTGGTCGAGGAGATGGAACAGCGCTACATGGACATGAAGTCCGCCCGCGTTCGTCACATCAAGGATTACAACCGAAAGATCCGGACCGGGGAATTCCAGACGCCATTGGGCTCCCAGCGTGAATACCGCCCGTACCCGTTCATCGTGTGTGTGGTCGATGAGTTGGCGGACTTGATGATGACAGCTCCGAAGGAAATTGAAGATTCCATCGTGCGCATCACTCAGAAGGCTCGTGCAGCAGGCATTCACTTGGTGCTTGCGACGCAGCGCCCATCTGTGGACGTCGTGACCGGCCTTATCAAGACCAACGTACCGTCGCGTCTGGCGTTTGCGACATCCTCGCTCACGGATTCGCGCGTGATCCTCGACCAAGGCGGCGCGGAGAAGTTGATTGGCATGGGCGACGCTCTGTTCATTCCGCAGGGGGCTGGCAAACCACAGCGACTGCAAGGTGCATTCGTCACCGATGAGGAAATCCAGCGAGTTGTTGATGCTGCTAAGGCTCAGGCGCAGCCTGATTACACCGAAGGTGTGACGGAGGAAAAGGCGCCGGTGAAGAAGCAGATTGACGACGACATCGGCAAGGACATGGACGACCTCCTCGAAGCTGTCGAGTTGGTTGTGACATCGCAGCTTGGGTCCACGTCGATGCTCCAGCGTAAGTTGCGCATCGGTTTTGCTAAAGCGGGTCGCCTTATGGACCTGATGGAAAGCCGCGACATCGTGGGGCCGTCCGAAGGTTCTAAAGCCCGCGAAGTTTTGGTCAAACCTGAGGAGCTGGAGACAACACTGTGGCTCATCAAGGGTGCCGACCCAGCTGAAGCACCCAAGGAAGTCCAGGAAACCGGTGATACGCCTCAAAGCGATTCCGCTGAACCTGACTCCCCTGAGGTGGTCCAAGCAACGTATAACCCAACCTCCGGAGCCTTCTAG
- the recA gene encoding recombinase RecA, translated as MATKKKTTKAAGDDRQKALDAALSMIEKDFGKGAVMRLGDENRPPVRAISSGNTAIDVALGIGGFPKGRIVEIYGPESSGKTTVALHAIASAQKEGGIAAFIDAEHALDPDYAGKLGVDTDALLVSQPDNGEQALEIADMLVRSGAIDIIVIDSVAALTPKAEIEGEMGDSHVGLQARLMSQALRKMTGALYNSGTTAIFINQLREKIGVMFGSPETTTGGKALKFYSSVRCDVRRIQTLKDGQDAVGNRTRLKVVKNKVSPPFKIAEFDIIYGEGISRESSIIDMGVENGIVKKAGSWFTYNGDQLGQGKERSRLNLKDNPALADEIEQKILQKLGVGEYANQDDALSDEPVDMVPNVDFDDEDDLEASENAKA; from the coding sequence ATGGCTACGAAGAAGAAAACCACGAAGGCTGCTGGTGACGATCGCCAGAAGGCTCTTGACGCAGCGCTTTCGATGATCGAGAAGGACTTCGGCAAGGGAGCCGTTATGCGGCTTGGCGATGAAAACCGCCCGCCCGTCCGCGCAATTTCTTCCGGCAATACGGCCATCGATGTGGCTCTCGGAATCGGCGGATTTCCAAAGGGGCGCATCGTGGAAATCTACGGTCCAGAATCTTCCGGTAAAACTACTGTGGCTCTGCATGCCATTGCTTCTGCCCAAAAAGAGGGTGGCATCGCAGCGTTCATCGATGCTGAGCACGCACTTGACCCAGATTACGCTGGCAAACTTGGCGTGGATACGGACGCGCTCCTGGTTTCCCAGCCGGATAACGGTGAGCAGGCTCTAGAAATTGCAGACATGCTTGTTCGTTCCGGTGCAATCGACATCATCGTCATTGACTCCGTCGCCGCTTTGACTCCGAAGGCAGAAATTGAAGGCGAAATGGGTGACAGCCACGTCGGTCTCCAAGCTCGCCTTATGAGTCAGGCGCTTCGCAAGATGACCGGTGCGCTGTACAACTCTGGCACCACCGCAATCTTTATTAACCAGCTGCGTGAGAAGATTGGTGTGATGTTCGGGTCGCCGGAAACCACCACGGGTGGCAAGGCTTTGAAATTCTACTCTTCCGTACGCTGCGACGTCCGCCGTATCCAAACACTTAAGGATGGACAAGATGCGGTAGGTAACCGCACTCGTCTCAAGGTCGTGAAGAATAAGGTTTCCCCACCATTCAAGATTGCTGAGTTCGACATCATCTATGGCGAAGGAATCTCCCGTGAATCGTCGATTATCGATATGGGTGTAGAAAACGGCATTGTGAAGAAAGCCGGTTCGTGGTTTACCTATAACGGTGACCAGCTGGGGCAGGGTAAGGAACGTTCCCGCCTCAACCTGAAGGACAACCCAGCGTTGGCCGATGAAATCGAGCAGAAGATTCTGCAGAAGCTTGGTGTTGGTGAGTACGCAAACCAGGATGATGCTCTGAGCGATGAGCCAGTCGACATGGTCCCAAACGTGGATTTTGATGATGAAGACGACCTTGAAGCAAGCGAGAACGCGAAGGCCTAG
- a CDS encoding helix-turn-helix domain-containing protein produces MATQTSLYARPHGTSAEVMGAVRFPEPLLREALGEALRSFRAEKHTTLRQLAKAANVSPGYISELERGRKEVSSELLASICSALDASVADVLIEAASTMALANVNVSAELNSPTAPREISAQKIERPLAMVNG; encoded by the coding sequence ATGGCTACTCAAACTTCTCTTTATGCACGCCCGCACGGCACCTCCGCCGAGGTTATGGGCGCGGTCCGCTTCCCCGAACCATTGTTGCGGGAAGCTTTAGGCGAAGCACTCCGGTCCTTCCGTGCAGAAAAGCACACAACTTTACGTCAATTGGCCAAGGCCGCAAACGTCTCGCCAGGATACATTTCAGAACTCGAACGTGGCCGCAAAGAGGTATCTTCGGAGCTGTTGGCCTCGATTTGTTCAGCGCTCGATGCGAGTGTCGCGGATGTTCTCATCGAAGCCGCGTCCACGATGGCTCTGGCAAACGTGAACGTGTCTGCAGAACTCAATTCACCTACTGCACCGCGCGAGATTTCCGCACAAAAGATTGAGCGACCACTTGCTATGGTCAACGGATAG
- a CDS encoding energy-coupling factor transporter transmembrane component T family protein, giving the protein MNPAGLPLGHYVPGPSPIHNVGPGLKLLSLVVFIVVVTWFNTSWWVLLVAACLLSAGYALAHVPVNVAWNQFRPLLPILILLGAFQWWQNSWQYSLSVTVGLALSVMAACLVTLTTTIPQLVSAIEKAVAPLGKLGVPVGNVSLALMLTIRVIPLEFKIIHDVMEARAARGAGWSIRAVFSPVLIRSIKKAQDLSEALWARGAE; this is encoded by the coding sequence GTGAATCCTGCGGGTCTTCCTTTAGGACACTATGTTCCCGGTCCGAGTCCGATTCACAATGTCGGGCCAGGGTTGAAACTGTTGTCCCTCGTGGTTTTCATCGTCGTCGTCACGTGGTTCAACACCTCTTGGTGGGTTTTGCTCGTTGCTGCATGTTTACTGTCTGCTGGCTATGCGCTGGCGCACGTTCCGGTTAACGTTGCGTGGAACCAATTCCGGCCACTACTGCCCATTCTGATCCTGCTTGGGGCGTTTCAGTGGTGGCAGAACAGTTGGCAGTACTCCTTGTCTGTAACTGTCGGACTGGCCTTATCTGTAATGGCAGCATGCTTGGTCACGTTGACTACCACAATCCCCCAGCTTGTGTCAGCCATTGAAAAGGCAGTCGCCCCGCTGGGCAAACTGGGCGTTCCAGTCGGCAACGTGTCGCTTGCTTTGATGCTTACCATCCGGGTTATCCCGCTAGAATTTAAAATTATTCACGACGTCATGGAAGCTCGCGCTGCCCGTGGTGCAGGGTGGAGCATACGTGCTGTTTTTAGCCCCGTTCTTATTCGTTCCATCAAAAAAGCCCAGGACCTCAGTGAGGCTCTCTGGGCTCGAGGGGCAGAGTAG